In Janibacter alkaliphilus, the following proteins share a genomic window:
- a CDS encoding class I SAM-dependent methyltransferase: protein MQLERFLEEVEASFDGDPQVSDPSDPAFAELTRTVNGYTSANELAVLNAAARALPEDECYLEVGSYKGRSICGAVRSVPDRTFYVLENYLEFGMQGQEARAELEHNLATHAAHADVRLIEGNCFSLLRRPGLLDRPVGVYFYDGEHTATSHYLALGIIEPWLADEAVVLVDDATYPMVTDAHDAYIARHPQWRVERRWDARTNDDPRWANGLHALSFRRDAATARGSEEPWDVRWRRLGYRTVLGPGQKAAWTAIHRFPGLVPLAKRLYPSKEASSIEASDRS, encoded by the coding sequence ATGCAGCTGGAGCGCTTCCTCGAGGAGGTCGAGGCGTCCTTCGACGGTGACCCGCAGGTGAGCGACCCGAGCGACCCCGCCTTCGCCGAGCTGACCCGGACGGTCAACGGCTACACCTCGGCGAACGAGCTGGCGGTGCTCAACGCCGCCGCCCGGGCGCTGCCCGAGGACGAGTGCTACCTCGAGGTCGGCAGCTACAAGGGGCGCTCGATCTGCGGCGCGGTCCGCTCGGTGCCGGACCGCACCTTCTACGTGCTGGAGAACTACCTCGAGTTCGGGATGCAGGGCCAGGAGGCCCGGGCCGAGCTGGAGCACAACCTCGCCACGCACGCGGCGCACGCCGACGTCCGGCTCATCGAGGGCAACTGCTTCTCGTTGCTGCGACGCCCCGGGCTGCTCGACCGGCCGGTGGGGGTCTACTTCTACGACGGCGAGCACACCGCCACCTCGCACTACCTCGCGCTCGGCATCATCGAGCCGTGGCTGGCGGACGAGGCCGTGGTCCTCGTCGACGACGCCACCTACCCGATGGTCACCGACGCCCACGACGCCTACATCGCCCGGCACCCGCAGTGGCGGGTGGAGCGGCGCTGGGACGCCCGCACCAACGACGACCCGCGCTGGGCGAACGGGCTGCACGCGCTGAGCTTCCGCCGGGACGCGGCCACCGCCCGCGGCAGCGAGGAGCCCTGGGACGTGCGCTGGCGCCGGCTCGGCTACCGCACGGTGCTCGGCCCCGGCCAGAAGGCCGCCTGGACCGCGATCCACCGCTTCCCGGGGCTGGTGCCGCTGGCGAAGCGGCTCTACCCCTCCAAGGAGGCCAGCTCGATCGAGGCCTCCGACCGGTCCTGA
- a CDS encoding glycosyltransferase family 4 protein, producing MSADEAAGLTPPDVAEQRDRRMLWVSLPDQRVRRELYWMSLMPRTRVTALAQQEPAGDITWVPSTYRRPVKRFVEAGALAWVRGLGEQDPARYDWVTSLELCSLVTGQASRWRRAARRDAPASSPGRRGTGPLQAVITWENLPDQPLYRLPPYRQAVDSCRDADLLLCMVDAARDHLLANGFDDELIRVVRPGVDTTLFHPADASATEPVIAFVSPLAENKGIDRVLEAMPLVRRRVPDARLVVAGRGPLRPLVERAAADPRSGVELVGSLDTPGVADLLRRAAVFTTAPRPTWKWTEQLGLAYLEAQASGLPVVTTACGTNDEAVHPPNLLLEDSAEALADGLAGFLEDDARRAEVGAANRARMLAEHDLLGQSAAMGRAFADIERRHASGPGR from the coding sequence GTGAGCGCCGACGAGGCGGCCGGCCTGACGCCGCCGGACGTGGCCGAGCAGCGTGACCGACGGATGCTCTGGGTCTCGCTGCCCGACCAGCGGGTCCGTCGCGAGCTGTACTGGATGTCGTTGATGCCCCGGACCCGGGTCACCGCGCTGGCCCAGCAGGAGCCGGCCGGCGACATCACCTGGGTGCCGAGCACCTACCGCCGCCCGGTGAAGCGGTTCGTCGAGGCCGGGGCGCTGGCCTGGGTGCGCGGGCTGGGGGAGCAGGACCCGGCCCGCTACGACTGGGTCACCTCGCTCGAGCTGTGCTCGCTGGTGACCGGCCAGGCCTCCCGCTGGCGCCGCGCGGCGCGCCGCGACGCACCCGCCAGCAGCCCGGGCCGCCGGGGCACCGGCCCGCTGCAGGCGGTGATCACCTGGGAGAACCTGCCCGACCAGCCGCTCTACCGGCTGCCGCCCTACCGCCAGGCCGTCGACTCCTGCCGCGACGCCGACCTGCTGCTGTGCATGGTCGACGCGGCCCGGGACCACCTGCTGGCCAACGGCTTCGACGACGAGCTCATCCGGGTGGTGCGCCCCGGGGTCGACACCACGCTCTTCCACCCGGCCGACGCCTCGGCGACCGAGCCGGTCATCGCCTTCGTCTCCCCGCTCGCCGAGAACAAGGGCATCGACCGGGTGCTCGAGGCGATGCCGCTGGTGCGCCGCCGGGTCCCCGACGCCCGGCTGGTCGTCGCCGGACGTGGCCCGCTGCGGCCGCTGGTCGAGCGCGCGGCGGCGGACCCGCGGAGCGGGGTCGAGCTCGTCGGGTCGCTGGACACGCCGGGCGTGGCCGACCTGCTGCGCCGGGCCGCGGTCTTCACCACGGCGCCCCGCCCCACGTGGAAGTGGACCGAGCAGCTCGGCCTGGCCTACCTCGAGGCGCAGGCCAGCGGGCTGCCGGTGGTAACCACCGCGTGCGGCACCAACGACGAGGCCGTGCACCCGCCGAACCTGCTGCTCGAGGACTCCGCCGAGGCCCTGGCCGACGGGCTGGCCGGCTTCCTCGAGGACGACGCCCGCCGCGCCGAGGTGGGCGCCGCCAACCGTGCCCGGATGCTCGCCGAGCACGACCTGCTCGGGCAGAGCGCCGCGATGGGCCGGGCCTTCGCCGACATCGAGCGGCGGCACGCCTCCGGACCGGGGCGGTGA
- a CDS encoding glycosyltransferase family 2 protein, whose translation MPTPDRGSTSARVTVVVPTRNNERTIDACLRSVTAQSVPVTLVVVDNHSTDATATIAAEHADEVIVGGPERSAQRNLGVAAARTEWVLWLDSDMLLPPEAVERALATAAETGAAGVALPERTIGDGYWTACRALERECYLDDPWLHNPRLVRRELLVEDGFDLEMSGPEDADLRMRMRRDGLGIALAPVLVDHDEGRLTVADVMRKRFYYGRSIPAFAEAHDGAVSAQGRAVLSAYARNRRRLLRDPAHAAGMVLLRGMEAGAYALGARRGRRDRAQR comes from the coding sequence ATGCCCACGCCTGATCGCGGCAGCACCTCGGCGCGGGTCACCGTCGTCGTGCCCACCCGCAACAACGAACGGACGATCGATGCCTGCCTGCGCTCGGTGACCGCGCAGAGCGTCCCGGTGACCCTCGTGGTCGTCGACAACCACAGCACCGACGCCACCGCCACGATCGCGGCGGAGCACGCCGACGAGGTCATCGTCGGCGGCCCGGAGCGTTCGGCCCAGCGCAACCTGGGGGTCGCGGCGGCCCGCACCGAGTGGGTGCTCTGGCTGGACAGTGACATGCTGCTGCCGCCCGAGGCCGTGGAGCGGGCGCTGGCCACGGCCGCGGAGACCGGTGCCGCGGGGGTCGCGCTGCCGGAGCGGACCATCGGCGACGGGTACTGGACCGCCTGCCGGGCGCTGGAGCGGGAGTGCTACCTCGACGACCCGTGGCTGCACAACCCGCGGCTGGTGCGGCGCGAGCTGCTCGTCGAGGACGGCTTCGACCTGGAGATGTCCGGCCCGGAGGACGCCGACCTGCGGATGCGGATGCGCCGGGACGGCCTGGGGATCGCCCTGGCCCCGGTGCTCGTCGACCACGACGAGGGTCGTCTGACCGTGGCCGACGTCATGCGCAAGCGCTTCTACTACGGACGGAGCATCCCCGCCTTCGCCGAGGCTCACGACGGCGCCGTCTCGGCGCAGGGGCGCGCGGTGCTCTCGGCCTACGCCCGGAACCGTCGTCGGCTGCTGCGGGACCCCGCGCACGCGGCCGGGATGGTGCTGCTGCGGGGCATGGAGGCCGGCGCCTACGCCCTCGGCGCCCGGCGCGGACGGCGCGACCGGGCCCAGCGGTGA
- a CDS encoding acyltransferase family protein, whose translation MSTALSPIGRRPPGLTYRPAIDGVRAVAVIAVVVYHLLPQAAPGGWFGVDVFFVVSGFLITSLLLAQHRRGHGRVSLPAFWAARARRLIPALLPVLAAVLLAATVLTPAGRRDAVAGDVLATLGYVANWRFILGDEAYFGQISAPSPLRHAWSLAVEEQFYIVYPLLLLALLALARRRSTVIAVLTGLAAVSALLMVSLHQPGVDPSRVYYGTDTRAHQLLVGAVLAAVLSPGPGEVSRDLARSVDRWCRRLALPAGLVVLSAMWWAGRAQEVLLEGALVPLSVLVAVVVVAASSPRASLVQRVLSVEPLRRVGLISYGLYLWHWPLVVYLNSDVLPLPELARAGVQLILALVLAVLSYLLLERPVRRHGVRALVPRVPRAGLVVAWAAVPALVVGALVMPTAARAISPAPLTADGELTVPERPYTPGESITTVMLIGNSVPGSLYDTFPQSAHPDLRLVDESNPGCDSLGVPKYVDGGVAPELEGCEAWRESWPGDVEESSADVVLYFVPQSWVTDRYPDGQVAAAGTPVWSRLIEDALDEADAAAGSSRLALVNLACHDVPDIGGEESDRVNDIEHVRLVNDTVADWAERRDVPVIDQYGLLCPGDEVKDIINGTPLYEDSLHFTDTSGPIVWGWLAPQVQQVARGEELS comes from the coding sequence ATGTCGACGGCCCTCTCTCCCATCGGCCGTCGACCCCCGGGACTGACCTACCGGCCGGCGATCGACGGGGTGCGCGCCGTCGCGGTGATCGCCGTGGTGGTCTACCACCTGCTGCCGCAGGCCGCCCCCGGCGGCTGGTTCGGGGTGGACGTCTTCTTCGTCGTCTCCGGCTTCCTCATCACCTCGCTGCTGCTCGCCCAGCACCGTCGCGGCCACGGCCGGGTGAGCCTCCCCGCCTTCTGGGCGGCCCGGGCGCGGCGGCTCATCCCGGCGCTGCTGCCGGTGCTGGCGGCGGTGCTGCTGGCCGCGACCGTGCTCACCCCCGCGGGCCGTCGGGACGCGGTGGCCGGAGACGTGCTGGCCACCCTGGGCTACGTCGCCAACTGGCGCTTCATCCTCGGGGACGAGGCCTACTTCGGGCAGATCTCGGCCCCCTCGCCGCTGCGGCACGCCTGGTCGCTGGCGGTCGAGGAGCAGTTCTACATCGTCTACCCGCTGCTGCTGCTGGCGCTGCTCGCGCTCGCCCGACGGCGCAGCACCGTGATCGCCGTGCTCACCGGGCTGGCCGCCGTCTCGGCGCTGCTCATGGTGAGCCTGCACCAGCCGGGGGTCGATCCCAGCCGGGTCTACTACGGCACCGACACCCGCGCCCACCAGCTGCTCGTCGGCGCCGTGCTCGCGGCGGTGCTCTCGCCCGGCCCCGGCGAGGTCTCGCGCGACCTCGCCCGGTCCGTCGACCGGTGGTGCCGACGGCTGGCGCTGCCGGCCGGCCTGGTGGTGCTGTCGGCGATGTGGTGGGCCGGCCGGGCGCAGGAGGTGCTGCTCGAGGGAGCCCTGGTGCCGCTGTCGGTGCTCGTGGCGGTCGTCGTCGTGGCCGCCAGCAGCCCCCGCGCCAGCCTGGTGCAGCGGGTCCTTTCCGTCGAGCCGCTGCGGCGGGTCGGGCTCATCTCCTACGGCCTCTACCTCTGGCACTGGCCGCTGGTCGTCTACCTCAACAGCGACGTGCTGCCGCTGCCCGAGCTCGCCCGGGCCGGGGTGCAGCTCATCCTCGCGCTCGTCCTCGCGGTGCTGTCGTACCTGCTCCTCGAGCGGCCGGTGCGGCGCCACGGGGTGCGGGCGCTGGTCCCCCGGGTGCCGCGGGCCGGGCTGGTCGTCGCCTGGGCCGCGGTACCGGCGCTGGTCGTCGGGGCGCTGGTCATGCCGACCGCAGCCCGGGCGATCTCCCCGGCACCGCTGACCGCCGACGGTGAGCTCACGGTCCCGGAGCGGCCCTACACCCCCGGGGAGAGCATCACCACGGTGATGCTCATCGGCAACTCGGTCCCCGGCAGCCTGTACGACACCTTCCCGCAGAGCGCGCACCCCGACCTGCGCCTGGTGGACGAGAGCAACCCGGGCTGCGACAGCCTCGGTGTGCCGAAGTACGTCGACGGGGGCGTCGCCCCCGAGCTGGAGGGCTGCGAGGCGTGGCGGGAGAGCTGGCCCGGAGACGTCGAGGAGAGCTCGGCCGACGTGGTGCTCTACTTCGTGCCGCAGAGCTGGGTCACCGACCGCTACCCCGACGGTCAGGTGGCCGCGGCCGGCACACCGGTCTGGTCGCGGCTCATCGAGGACGCGCTCGACGAGGCCGACGCGGCGGCCGGCAGCAGCCGCCTGGCACTGGTCAACCTCGCCTGCCACGACGTCCCGGACATCGGCGGCGAGGAGAGCGACCGGGTCAACGACATCGAGCACGTGCGCCTGGTCAACGACACCGTCGCGGACTGGGCGGAGCGCCGGGACGTGCCGGTGATCGACCAGTACGGGCTGCTCTGTCCCGGCGACGAGGTCAAGGACATCATCAACGGGACACCGCTCTACGAGGACAGCCTGCACTTCACCGACACCTCCGGACCGATCGTCTGGGGCTGGCTGGCGCCACAGGTGCAGCAGGTGGCGCGCGGCGAGGAGCTGTCCTGA
- a CDS encoding lipopolysaccharide biosynthesis protein yields MTIATPSACPKDPMPLSPRRALPAAAAVLGISMGLANLLSYVFVVFVSSALGPADFGGFSALNTYGVLLAMPAGAFQVVVAARQTDAARAAGRALTGVRSALLVGSGLAVVTIALAPVLRDVLRLDSAWSVVWLALMVPPMTVTGALQGVLLGRERYGRLSGIYLVTGGTRLVAAVLAVVAGLSVAQIFAATFVASVVSVLAALGVTRGLLGQGPRAEHPAELLTGLVKSNVALAGLTALSSLDVVLARARLDDHDSGAYALAALFGRVVFWGTQFLALTIVPTLADRRRATVVRSTLHRAALTVVVLGGLVALVCALVPGLLVRLTGGSAFADAEPLLVWCALCGTLWAVVQVWLFAEMSRGGHVLTVVVWVAAGVQALLVLTWLGDSPYEVVAAVGGTAGVVALIGLMLVPAKEPAPSPGSAETMEALDLTHD; encoded by the coding sequence ATGACGATCGCCACCCCGTCGGCCTGCCCGAAGGACCCCATGCCGCTCTCGCCCCGTCGCGCGCTGCCCGCCGCTGCGGCCGTGCTCGGGATCAGCATGGGTCTGGCCAACCTGCTCAGCTACGTCTTCGTCGTCTTCGTCTCCTCGGCGCTGGGCCCGGCCGACTTCGGCGGCTTCTCCGCGCTGAACACCTACGGGGTGCTGCTGGCCATGCCGGCCGGCGCCTTCCAGGTGGTCGTCGCCGCCCGGCAGACCGACGCCGCCCGGGCCGCCGGGCGGGCCCTCACCGGGGTGCGCAGCGCCCTGCTCGTCGGCAGCGGCCTGGCGGTGGTGACCATCGCGCTCGCCCCGGTGCTGCGCGACGTGCTGCGGCTGGACTCGGCCTGGTCGGTGGTCTGGCTGGCGCTCATGGTGCCCCCGATGACCGTCACCGGTGCGCTGCAGGGCGTGCTGCTGGGCCGGGAGCGCTACGGCCGGCTCTCCGGGATCTACCTGGTGACCGGCGGCACCCGGCTGGTGGCGGCGGTGCTGGCGGTGGTGGCCGGGCTGAGCGTGGCGCAGATCTTCGCCGCCACCTTCGTCGCCTCGGTGGTCTCGGTGCTGGCGGCCCTGGGGGTCACCCGCGGGCTGCTGGGGCAGGGACCGCGGGCCGAGCACCCGGCGGAGCTGCTGACCGGGCTGGTGAAGAGCAACGTGGCGCTGGCCGGGCTGACCGCGCTCTCCAGCCTCGACGTCGTGCTCGCCCGCGCCCGCCTCGACGACCACGACAGCGGCGCCTACGCGCTGGCGGCCCTCTTCGGGCGGGTGGTCTTCTGGGGCACCCAGTTCCTCGCGCTGACCATCGTGCCGACCCTCGCCGACCGCCGCCGCGCCACCGTGGTCCGCTCGACCCTGCACCGGGCCGCGCTGACCGTGGTGGTGCTCGGCGGGCTGGTGGCGCTGGTCTGCGCGCTCGTGCCCGGCCTGCTGGTGCGCCTGACCGGCGGGTCGGCCTTCGCCGACGCCGAGCCGCTGCTCGTCTGGTGCGCGCTGTGCGGGACGCTGTGGGCGGTGGTGCAGGTCTGGCTCTTCGCGGAGATGAGCCGTGGCGGGCACGTGCTCACCGTCGTGGTCTGGGTCGCGGCCGGCGTGCAGGCGCTGCTCGTGCTCACCTGGCTGGGAGACTCCCCCTACGAGGTGGTGGCCGCGGTCGGCGGCACCGCCGGTGTGGTGGCGCTGATCGGGCTCATGCTCGTCCCGGCCAAGGAGCCGGCCCCCTCGCCCGGGTCGGCCGAGACGATGGAGGCCCTCGACCTCACCCACGACTGA
- a CDS encoding alpha-(1->3)-arabinofuranosyltransferase domain-containing protein — translation MRRRQITPYRLVTAGLLTLLTLIVVGNSWGVFQTDIKPEVYLAPGEMLPRYLSAWSSSPYLGSPNLNVGLVPVLAVTALLRGIGLDAEMAFKIYHLLLWALAAWGTARLLRTLVPRAGRWAALIAGVAYIANPYAVAAGSTLAIALPMALLPWLLITITKALRDPRGWTWPAATGLVFFAMSGMNVGVVPVLQLLLVIPLALYVRTEQGLRWREVAGALARCALFVVAVSLYWLVPSIAATATGTQIVDASETPEGINRTSSFVEVLRGLGLWSYYGSDETGPWIPEFAIYLTSPLVILLTMLWPAAALLSLRVVPARLARLSAGTAALAAVVMVGLYPDGRGSSGFALLLGWVLEHVPAMEAFRTTNKIGAGLALAFALVLGVGLARTLPRVMSRPGAGPAVGGLAMATLFALVAPAITGNLYTSPLDVPGYWRQAADAVDEGAEDGRVLLLPGQTRPQYRWSEERPDDLPSSLFSRDAVIPETTPNTSAHGANYLAALDDTLQSGNGGSHHVSPYARYLGADQILLRHDVAWEGDGGARPGTTSTALSSDPGLRGLVNFGEPGENTFTVANPPVSVEESLLPPLQLYGVRSAPGVVRAAPVAGSIVVAGDAWSVPALAREDLLAGDPTLRYAADLGADELSSMLGEDGRLVVTDTNQRRSVIANRLTAGHSAVLAPDEDPGLTRALGDDPDDQSVLVRDGVEVQATDEGGTFFDVPSGVAENAIDGDRSTAWLFGDFQGATGERLDLTLPEPTELGEVTIRTTALGDTAIDALVVSAGERRERVTADEDGIVRVDLDGVETDELRLEVAGQRGTGFSLVGVSEIDLGLPEPLVAERVTRTPRTLDTLYADLDPEQRERFARTPLDVSLTRVQNTDSLDDDTEQGLRRAFSVPDDREVSLTATARMADDAEPLMDEVLGLDTTYQARSSGAYFDSVERRASQASDGSARTAWVPGGPLAEAWWQIRGPQRTIDDVTVRQVADPEDEGDTAWITGVRVLVDGEEVATGEVGEGSATVTVPEGTTGRTVRVVVDEVDDAQGQRPPRVSDIDTGATIAATGEEQTCITVATLDGEPVQMRPRDTENLAGPRGPATRWVGCGRESLVWGEHQLRPVDGVQLDTVTMRDVQGREPTEPTPPPVVGTEQGGGSSLSVEVGPSRTPYVLSIGQGYDPRWTATLEDGTDLGEPIVVNGYATGWLVESTQGQTIDIRFGPQRPATVALVASGGSLLVAGILFAAPLARRRREEVASEREGAWGDEHQSGPAEPGEPDPRPGAGTSGRGTSGRRSGATAGATAVATTPAESAPAESAPAETSAVGTAAGEPPASSGSSAPVTDAGAPAVSGLPDAAETDEHAPGSHVAPRTPRAPLGERLFRASGRSRLLLEAALALGALLIGGIGAGLGALLAVLLLRRVGPRPRLLVAVGSALVLVSAILFVLQAQAAGTLGEISASTVAEALVPHHVAGAGLTMAVLGAFLRPVRRPGARRGDERTPPDRETNDAEENDAHA, via the coding sequence GTGCGTCGTAGGCAGATCACGCCCTACCGCCTGGTCACCGCCGGACTCCTCACCCTGCTGACCCTCATCGTCGTCGGCAACAGCTGGGGCGTCTTCCAGACCGACATCAAGCCCGAGGTCTACCTCGCGCCGGGCGAGATGCTGCCCCGCTACCTCTCCGCCTGGAGCAGCTCGCCCTACCTGGGCTCGCCCAACCTCAACGTCGGCCTGGTACCGGTGCTCGCGGTCACCGCGCTGCTGCGCGGGATCGGCCTGGACGCCGAGATGGCCTTCAAGATCTACCACCTGCTGCTCTGGGCGCTGGCCGCCTGGGGGACCGCCCGGCTGCTGCGCACCCTGGTCCCGCGGGCCGGGCGCTGGGCGGCCCTCATCGCCGGCGTGGCCTACATCGCCAACCCCTACGCGGTGGCCGCCGGCAGCACGCTGGCGATCGCCCTGCCGATGGCGCTGCTGCCGTGGCTGCTGATCACCATCACGAAGGCGCTGCGCGACCCGCGCGGCTGGACCTGGCCGGCCGCCACCGGGCTGGTCTTCTTCGCGATGAGCGGGATGAACGTCGGCGTGGTGCCGGTGCTGCAGCTGCTCCTGGTCATCCCGCTGGCGCTGTACGTGCGCACCGAGCAGGGGCTGCGGTGGCGGGAGGTCGCCGGGGCGCTCGCCCGGTGCGCCCTCTTCGTCGTGGCTGTCTCCCTCTACTGGCTGGTGCCGAGCATCGCCGCCACCGCGACCGGCACCCAGATCGTCGACGCCTCGGAGACGCCCGAGGGGATCAACCGGACCAGCTCCTTCGTCGAGGTGCTGCGCGGCCTGGGCCTGTGGAGCTACTACGGCTCGGACGAGACCGGGCCGTGGATCCCCGAGTTCGCCATCTACCTGACCAGCCCCCTGGTCATCCTGCTGACCATGCTCTGGCCGGCGGCCGCGCTGCTCTCGCTGCGGGTCGTCCCGGCCCGGCTGGCCCGGCTCAGCGCCGGCACCGCTGCCCTGGCCGCGGTGGTCATGGTCGGGCTCTACCCCGACGGACGCGGCAGCAGCGGGTTCGCCCTGCTGCTCGGCTGGGTCCTCGAGCACGTGCCGGCGATGGAGGCCTTCCGCACGACGAACAAGATCGGTGCCGGCCTGGCCCTCGCCTTCGCCCTGGTCCTCGGGGTGGGCCTGGCTCGGACGCTGCCCCGGGTCATGTCCCGGCCGGGCGCAGGGCCGGCCGTCGGCGGGCTCGCCATGGCCACCCTCTTCGCGCTGGTCGCCCCGGCGATCACCGGCAACCTCTACACCTCGCCGCTGGACGTGCCGGGCTACTGGCGCCAGGCCGCCGACGCCGTCGACGAGGGGGCCGAGGACGGTCGGGTGCTGCTGCTGCCCGGGCAGACCCGCCCGCAGTACCGGTGGAGCGAGGAGCGGCCGGACGACCTGCCCAGCTCGCTCTTCAGCCGGGACGCGGTGATCCCGGAGACCACGCCCAACACCTCGGCCCACGGCGCGAACTACCTGGCCGCGCTCGACGACACCCTGCAGTCCGGCAACGGTGGCAGCCACCACGTCTCGCCGTACGCGCGCTACCTCGGCGCCGACCAGATCCTGCTGCGCCACGACGTGGCCTGGGAGGGCGACGGCGGGGCCCGCCCGGGCACCACCTCGACGGCGCTGAGCAGCGACCCCGGCCTGCGCGGCCTGGTGAACTTCGGCGAGCCGGGGGAGAACACCTTCACCGTGGCCAACCCGCCGGTGAGCGTGGAGGAGTCGCTGCTGCCGCCGCTGCAGCTCTACGGGGTCCGCTCCGCGCCGGGCGTGGTGCGGGCGGCGCCGGTCGCCGGCAGCATCGTCGTCGCCGGCGACGCCTGGTCCGTCCCGGCGCTGGCCCGTGAGGACCTGCTCGCCGGGGACCCCACGCTGCGGTACGCCGCGGACCTCGGCGCCGACGAGCTGAGCAGCATGCTCGGCGAGGACGGCCGGCTCGTCGTCACCGACACCAACCAGCGCCGCTCGGTCATCGCCAACCGGCTGACCGCCGGCCACTCGGCGGTGCTGGCGCCCGACGAGGACCCCGGTCTGACCCGCGCCCTCGGCGACGACCCGGACGACCAGAGCGTGCTGGTGCGCGACGGCGTCGAGGTGCAGGCCACCGACGAGGGGGGCACCTTCTTCGACGTGCCGTCGGGCGTCGCCGAGAACGCCATCGACGGGGACCGGTCGACCGCGTGGCTCTTCGGCGACTTCCAGGGGGCCACCGGCGAGCGGCTCGACCTCACCCTGCCGGAGCCGACCGAGCTCGGCGAGGTGACCATCCGCACCACCGCCCTCGGCGACACCGCGATCGACGCGCTGGTGGTCAGCGCCGGCGAGCGGCGGGAGCGGGTCACCGCCGACGAGGACGGGATCGTGCGGGTCGACCTGGACGGGGTGGAGACCGACGAGCTGCGGCTCGAGGTCGCCGGCCAGCGCGGCACCGGCTTCAGCCTCGTCGGGGTCTCCGAGATCGACCTGGGCCTGCCCGAGCCGCTGGTCGCCGAGCGGGTGACCCGCACCCCCCGGACCCTGGACACCCTCTACGCCGACCTCGACCCCGAGCAGCGGGAGCGCTTCGCCCGGACCCCGTTGGACGTCTCGCTCACCCGGGTGCAGAACACCGACAGCCTCGACGACGACACCGAGCAGGGCCTGCGCCGCGCCTTCAGCGTGCCCGACGACCGCGAGGTCTCGCTGACGGCCACCGCCCGGATGGCCGACGACGCCGAGCCGCTGATGGACGAGGTCCTCGGGCTGGACACGACCTATCAGGCGCGCTCGTCCGGGGCCTACTTCGACTCCGTGGAGCGACGCGCCTCGCAGGCCTCGGACGGCTCGGCACGCACCGCCTGGGTGCCGGGCGGGCCGCTGGCGGAGGCCTGGTGGCAGATCCGCGGCCCGCAGCGCACCATCGACGACGTGACCGTCCGTCAGGTGGCCGACCCGGAGGACGAGGGAGACACCGCCTGGATCACCGGGGTGCGCGTCCTCGTCGACGGCGAGGAGGTGGCCACCGGCGAGGTCGGCGAAGGGAGCGCCACCGTCACCGTCCCCGAGGGCACCACCGGTCGCACCGTGCGGGTCGTCGTCGACGAGGTCGACGACGCGCAGGGTCAGCGTCCGCCCCGGGTGAGCGACATCGACACCGGGGCCACCATCGCCGCCACCGGCGAGGAGCAGACCTGCATCACCGTGGCCACCCTGGACGGGGAGCCGGTGCAGATGCGCCCCCGCGACACCGAGAACCTCGCCGGACCCCGCGGGCCGGCGACCAGGTGGGTCGGCTGCGGCCGGGAGTCCCTGGTCTGGGGCGAGCACCAGCTGCGCCCGGTGGACGGGGTGCAGCTGGACACCGTCACCATGCGCGACGTGCAGGGTCGCGAGCCCACCGAGCCCACCCCGCCGCCGGTCGTCGGCACCGAGCAGGGCGGTGGCTCGTCCCTCAGCGTCGAGGTCGGCCCCTCACGCACCCCGTACGTGCTGTCCATCGGCCAGGGCTACGACCCGCGCTGGACCGCCACCCTGGAGGACGGCACCGACCTCGGGGAGCCGATCGTCGTCAACGGCTACGCCACCGGCTGGCTGGTGGAGAGCACGCAGGGCCAGACCATCGACATCCGCTTCGGTCCGCAGCGGCCGGCCACCGTGGCGCTGGTGGCCTCGGGCGGCAGCCTGCTGGTCGCCGGGATCCTCTTCGCGGCACCGCTGGCGCGGCGTCGGCGCGAGGAGGTCGCCAGCGAGCGCGAGGGGGCCTGGGGCGACGAGCACCAGAGCGGACCGGCGGAGCCGGGCGAGCCCGACCCCCGGCCCGGTGCCGGGACGAGCGGCCGCGGCACCAGCGGCCGACGGTCCGGTGCGACCGCCGGTGCGACCGCCGTCGCGACCACTCCTGCCGAGAGCGCTCCTGCTGAGAGCGCTCCTGCCGAGACCTCTGCGGTCGGCACCGCTGCTGGCGAGCCCCCCGCGTCGTCGGGATCCAGCGCGCCAGTCACCGATGCCGGTGCGCCGGCGGTGAGCGGGCTGCCGGATGCCGCGGAGACCGATGAGCACGCCCCCGGCAGCCACGTCGCCCCGCGGACGCCGCGAGCACCGTTGGGCGAGCGGCTGTTCCGGGCCAGCGGCAGGTCGCGGCTGCTGCTCGAGGCAGCCCTGGCCCTCGGTGCCCTGCTGATCGGCGGGATCGGCGCGGGCCTCGGCGCGCTGCTGGCCGTGCTGCTGCTGCGCCGCGTCGGACCGCGGCCACGGCTGCTCGTGGCGGTCGGCTCCGCCCTGGTGCTTGTCTCCGCGATCCTCTTCGTGCTGCAGGCCCAGGCCGCGGGGACGCTCGGCGAGATCAGCGCGAGCACCGTGGCAGAGGCCCTGGTGCCGCACCACGTCGCCGGTGCCGGGCTGACGATGGCCGTGCTCGGTGCCTTCCTGCGGCCGGTGCGCCGGCCCGGCGCGCGCCGTGGCGACGAGCGCACCCCGCCCGACCGTGAGACGAACGATGCGGAGGAGAACGATGCCCACGCCTGA